In a single window of the Deinococcus aetherius genome:
- a CDS encoding fluoride efflux transporter FluC, with amino-acid sequence MSVWLWVMAGGALGAAARHGIMLALAPVVTRTGFPASVLLINVLGSFLLGLTVALVGRGVWPPEVRLAFGTGVLGAFTTFSTFSVDVDGLLGRGAGGLAALYAGLSVVLGVLAAALGRWLGARL; translated from the coding sequence ATGAGCGTGTGGCTGTGGGTGATGGCGGGCGGGGCCCTGGGGGCGGCGGCGCGGCACGGGATCATGCTCGCCCTGGCGCCCGTGGTGACCCGAACCGGGTTTCCGGCCTCCGTCCTGCTCATCAACGTGCTCGGCTCCTTCCTGCTCGGGCTGACGGTGGCGCTCGTGGGGCGGGGCGTGTGGCCGCCCGAGGTGCGCCTGGCCTTCGGGACGGGGGTACTGGGCGCCTTCACCACCTTCTCGACCTTCAGCGTGGACGTGGACGGGCTGCTGGGACGCGGAGCGGGAGGCCTCGCGGCCCTCTACGCGGGGCTGAGCGTGGTCCTGGGCGTGCTTGCGGCGGCGCTGGGTCGCTGGCTGGGAGCGCGGCTGTGA
- a CDS encoding magnesium transporter CorA family protein produces MIRAKTLGGADLTWNGETEGVWVDAQGVTGEELARLRLAFPLNRLAVEDALEQGHWSRAEGYPEHAFITVRSFTRPEEPDEFTERVSIFAFPQAVLTISSAGTRALGSVWNLVGRESVNTPGEVVYELLDQTADTFFVLADRLEERVDALEEEVFQNQRHNPIPKVFDLKHLLAQARRLSADAREATLLLTRYGDPTSADAVRYRDVQDSFSRASGRLDGLRDYLTSLLDLHLNLQSQRMNEVMRTLTAVSVIFLPLTFLAGVWGMNFHFIPELSWRYGYALAWGSFLLIGGLLAYSFKRRGWW; encoded by the coding sequence ATGATCCGCGCCAAGACCTTAGGGGGAGCCGACCTCACCTGGAATGGGGAGACCGAAGGCGTCTGGGTGGACGCGCAGGGGGTCACGGGGGAGGAACTCGCCCGCCTCAGACTGGCCTTTCCCCTCAACCGCCTCGCCGTGGAGGACGCGCTGGAACAGGGGCACTGGAGCCGCGCGGAGGGCTACCCCGAGCACGCCTTCATCACGGTGCGCTCCTTCACTCGGCCCGAGGAGCCCGACGAGTTCACCGAGCGCGTCAGCATCTTCGCCTTTCCCCAAGCGGTGCTGACGATCAGCAGCGCGGGCACCCGGGCGCTCGGCAGCGTGTGGAACCTCGTGGGCCGCGAGAGCGTGAACACGCCGGGCGAGGTCGTGTACGAACTCCTCGACCAGACCGCCGACACCTTCTTCGTCCTCGCCGACCGCTTAGAGGAGCGGGTGGACGCCCTGGAGGAGGAGGTCTTCCAGAACCAACGCCACAATCCCATTCCGAAAGTCTTCGACCTCAAGCATCTGCTCGCCCAGGCCCGCCGCCTGAGCGCCGACGCCCGCGAGGCCACCCTGCTGCTCACCCGCTACGGCGACCCCACCAGCGCCGACGCCGTGCGCTACCGCGACGTGCAGGACTCCTTCAGCCGGGCGAGCGGGCGCCTCGACGGCCTGCGCGACTACCTCACCAGCCTGCTCGACCTGCACCTGAACCTGCAAAGCCAGCGCATGAACGAGGTCATGCGGACCCTGACGGCGGTGAGCGTGATCTTCCTGCCGCTGACCTTCCTGGCGGGCGTGTGGGGCATGAACTTCCACTTCATCCCCGAGCTGTCGTGGCGTTACGGGTACGCCCTCGCGTGGGGCAGCTTCCTCCTGATCGGCGGGCTGCTCGCGTACTCCTTCAAGCGGCGGGGCTGGTGGTGA
- a CDS encoding DUF6210 family protein translates to MFVIVEAPMGVTYGEQCMGLACDQRKIEGFLIPTFADAGLLTNFFERFQGWPPGVKEEWKSADAEELALLVEGIRVWRTYSDTEGRTDEPHFLTLDRNRLAESTEAWVRVLTPYGPGVLVFPNSD, encoded by the coding sequence GTGTTTGTCATCGTGGAGGCCCCAATGGGCGTGACCTACGGCGAGCAGTGCATGGGACTGGCTTGTGACCAACGCAAGATCGAGGGCTTTCTAATTCCGACCTTCGCAGATGCCGGGCTGCTTACCAACTTCTTTGAGCGGTTCCAGGGCTGGCCTCCCGGCGTCAAGGAGGAGTGGAAATCAGCCGATGCGGAAGAACTCGCCCTCCTTGTTGAAGGGATACGAGTCTGGCGAACGTATTCCGATACGGAAGGCCGAACGGACGAGCCACACTTCCTCACGCTGGACCGTAACCGTCTCGCGGAATCCACAGAGGCATGGGTAAGGGTCCTCACCCCCTACGGCCCCGGCGTGCTGGTCTTCCCCAACAGCGACTGA
- a CDS encoding acyl-CoA dehydrogenase family protein: protein MIDEFAVQDLFPTDERLIRESVRAFCEAELMPCVADWWDHAELPVRDVMRQFGNMGLLGPTTPEEYGGAGVSYSAYGAMMYELERVDSGLRSAASVQGSLVMYPIYTYGSEEQRRKYLPGLASGELIGCFGLTEPDGGSDPGAMRTRARKDGNEYVLNGNKMWITNSPVADLAVVWAKDEGGVVRGFIVPTDTPGFNAPALHRKMSLRASVTGEIVLEDCRVPEGNLLPGSNGLKSPLSCLTSARFGIAWGAMGALEMVLQTALDYTGSRTTFGKPIAGRQLVQDKLVRMATDHTTGLLLAWRLGQLKDAGRMNFAQVSMAKRNNVRVALQGARLAREMLGGNGITTEYPVIRHMLNLETVDTYEGTHDIHTLIVGRHLTGVGALE, encoded by the coding sequence ATGATCGACGAATTCGCTGTCCAAGACCTCTTCCCCACCGACGAGAGACTCATCCGCGAGAGCGTGCGCGCCTTTTGTGAGGCCGAACTGATGCCGTGTGTCGCCGACTGGTGGGACCACGCCGAGTTGCCCGTGCGGGACGTGATGCGCCAGTTCGGGAACATGGGCTTGCTCGGCCCGACCACCCCCGAGGAGTACGGCGGGGCCGGGGTGTCCTACAGCGCCTACGGGGCGATGATGTACGAGCTGGAGCGGGTGGACAGCGGCCTGCGCAGCGCGGCGAGCGTGCAGGGCAGCCTCGTGATGTACCCCATCTACACCTACGGCTCGGAGGAGCAGCGCCGGAAGTACCTCCCCGGCCTCGCCTCGGGCGAACTGATCGGCTGCTTCGGCCTCACCGAGCCCGACGGCGGCTCCGACCCCGGCGCGATGCGGACCCGCGCCCGCAAGGACGGGAACGAGTACGTCCTGAACGGCAACAAGATGTGGATCACCAACTCGCCGGTCGCCGACCTCGCGGTGGTCTGGGCGAAGGACGAGGGGGGCGTGGTGCGCGGCTTCATCGTGCCGACGGACACGCCGGGCTTCAATGCCCCCGCCCTCCACCGCAAGATGAGCCTGCGCGCCTCGGTCACGGGCGAGATCGTGCTGGAGGACTGCCGTGTGCCCGAGGGGAACCTGCTGCCGGGGTCGAACGGGCTCAAGTCCCCCCTCTCCTGCCTGACCTCCGCCCGCTTCGGGATCGCGTGGGGGGCGATGGGAGCGCTGGAGATGGTCTTGCAGACGGCGCTCGACTACACCGGCAGCCGGACCACCTTCGGCAAGCCCATCGCGGGCCGCCAGCTCGTGCAGGACAAGCTCGTGCGGATGGCGACGGACCACACGACGGGTCTGCTCCTCGCCTGGCGGCTGGGGCAGCTCAAGGACGCGGGGCGGATGAACTTCGCCCAGGTGTCGATGGCAAAGCGCAACAACGTGCGGGTGGCGCTGCAAGGCGCCCGCCTCGCCCGGGAGATGTTGGGCGGAAACGGGATCACGACCGAGTACCCGGTCATCCGCCACATGCTGAACCTGGAGACCGTGGACACCTACGAGGGCACGCACGACATCCATACCCTGATCGTGGGGCGGCACCTAACGGGGGTGGGGGCGCTGGAGTGA
- a CDS encoding TatD family hydrolase: MIDTHCHLDFLDDPASARGEFGLTGMVCIGASPEHARNALALAERYEDVWATVGLHPTSMGEDGPETRAEIERLSQHPRVVGIGESGLDDYWDDTRRAAQVAAFEWQLNLARRTGKPLVIHVRDKAGEERAQRGVIDVLSVWPDVPVILHCFSGHPGLLECGSERGAYFGFAGNTTYKNAREIQEAARAVPLDRLLVETDAPFLAPVPQRGKPNRPGYVHHTLSFIAGLRGLDAGELERVTDENARRVYNLPTPTP; encoded by the coding sequence ATGATCGACACCCACTGCCACCTCGACTTCCTTGACGACCCGGCCTCCGCGCGGGGCGAATTCGGCCTGACGGGCATGGTCTGCATCGGCGCGAGCCCCGAGCACGCCCGCAACGCCCTAGCCCTCGCCGAACGCTACGAGGACGTGTGGGCGACGGTGGGCCTGCACCCGACGAGCATGGGGGAGGACGGGCCGGAGACGCGGGCGGAGATCGAGCGCCTCTCCCAGCACCCCCGCGTCGTCGGCATCGGGGAGAGCGGGCTGGACGACTACTGGGACGACACGCGGCGGGCGGCGCAGGTCGCGGCCTTCGAGTGGCAGCTCAACCTGGCGCGGCGGACGGGCAAACCGCTCGTCATCCATGTGCGGGACAAGGCCGGGGAGGAGCGGGCCCAGAGAGGCGTGATCGACGTGCTCTCGGTGTGGCCGGATGTGCCCGTCATCCTGCACTGCTTCAGCGGGCACCCGGGGCTGCTGGAGTGCGGGTCGGAGCGCGGCGCGTACTTCGGGTTCGCGGGGAACACGACCTACAAGAACGCGCGGGAGATTCAGGAGGCCGCCCGCGCCGTCCCCCTCGACCGTCTGCTCGTGGAGACGGACGCGCCCTTCCTCGCCCCCGTCCCTCAGCGCGGGAAGCCCAACCGGCCCGGCTACGTGCACCATACCCTCAGCTTCATCGCCGGGCTGCGCGGCCTGGACGCCGGGGAACTGGAGCGGGTGACCGACGAGAACGCACGCCGTGTCTACAACCTTCCCACGCCGACGCCGTAG
- a CDS encoding LptA/OstA family protein, whose protein sequence is MKKLTLTFALAATTVLAQSVTPESRIINIQGAPRGDLRNGPLSFTGSPVKATVSTLQIQASQATLAAPAGTPLIQAKGKRTSNFTGSVVVTRGRLTAKGGQLAYSEATGQGVMGGSPTATFLPADRANDDPVNISAGQMSLDVDNNVSTSTGNVQLRSGNQTGKADKLIFDEDRELAQLTGTPSLTRAAKGNQKELVMTGQEVRALTKSKTLYVRGGVRLVQGTLTTTGDAVYYDDRKNVAYVVGNAVSVDSKTKATVRAPASGALEQRTDLARVRALNTAYKIPTAQFQLRGEK, encoded by the coding sequence GTGAAGAAACTGACCCTGACTTTTGCCCTGGCCGCGACGACCGTGCTCGCCCAGAGCGTCACGCCCGAAAGCCGCATCATCAACATCCAGGGGGCGCCGCGCGGCGACCTGCGCAACGGGCCGCTGTCCTTCACCGGAAGCCCCGTCAAGGCGACCGTGAGCACCCTCCAGATTCAGGCCTCGCAGGCGACCCTCGCCGCGCCTGCCGGAACGCCGCTGATCCAGGCGAAGGGGAAGCGCACCTCGAATTTCACGGGCAGCGTGGTCGTCACGCGCGGGCGCCTCACCGCCAAGGGCGGGCAGCTCGCCTACAGCGAGGCGACCGGGCAGGGCGTGATGGGCGGCAGCCCCACCGCGACCTTCCTGCCCGCCGACCGGGCGAACGACGACCCCGTGAACATCAGCGCGGGGCAGATGAGCCTCGACGTGGACAACAACGTCTCCACGAGCACCGGGAACGTCCAGCTCAGGAGCGGCAACCAGACCGGCAAGGCCGATAAACTCATCTTCGACGAGGACCGCGAACTCGCCCAGCTCACGGGCACCCCCAGCCTCACCCGCGCCGCCAAGGGCAACCAGAAGGAACTCGTGATGACCGGGCAGGAGGTCCGGGCCCTCACGAAGTCCAAGACCCTGTACGTGCGCGGCGGCGTGCGGCTGGTGCAGGGCACCCTCACGACGACCGGGGACGCCGTGTACTACGACGACCGGAAGAACGTCGCCTACGTGGTCGGCAACGCCGTGAGCGTAGACAGCAAGACGAAGGCGACCGTGAGGGCTCCCGCGAGCGGCGCCCTGGAGCAGCGCACCGACCTCGCCCGCGTGCGCGCCCTGAACACGGCGTACAAGATTCCCACGGCGCAATTCCAGTTGCGCGGCGAGAAGTAG
- a CDS encoding LptA/OstA family protein, with the protein MRRLLTLTLALTLGAGLPAWVLAQGTAPAPAAPTPSAPASPPPAAAPADAAPPAAEAENASLELVRKGDDGEERRIRIVRTGSSDETGVFTICSPQDDEPADAPSLAVFSETGPGGVRITIDKNVIRVPLALVTQRQGEGGEGGDGRVEASAGTARFLDQPPPGKTDRLSRCAVEATPKPAPDTVLVTQGKTELKGQKLVYDETDGIARIDGPIGFTRPSDDGPLTGQSERIEVDVDEEQTTLVGNVVLNSKGGRVSRAARVEYDDQANTARLIGTPEQPAESVQGRDVLRAQELLYDLDRNEVVARAGVGGTITGEFQDGEEETGTPGTPPASSTSPRTTPGTTSPTTPTNPPAP; encoded by the coding sequence GTGCGCAGGCTCCTGACCCTGACCCTGGCCCTCACCCTGGGGGCCGGGCTCCCCGCCTGGGTGCTCGCGCAGGGGACGGCGCCCGCGCCTGCGGCTCCGACCCCCTCCGCTCCGGCGAGTCCTCCCCCGGCGGCCGCTCCCGCCGACGCCGCCCCGCCTGCCGCCGAGGCCGAGAACGCCAGCCTGGAACTCGTGCGCAAGGGGGACGACGGCGAGGAGCGGCGCATCCGCATCGTCCGCACCGGGAGCAGCGATGAGACAGGCGTGTTCACGATCTGTAGCCCGCAGGACGACGAGCCCGCAGATGCCCCCAGCCTCGCCGTCTTCAGCGAGACGGGGCCGGGCGGGGTGCGCATCACCATCGACAAGAACGTGATCCGCGTGCCGCTCGCCCTGGTGACCCAGCGCCAGGGGGAAGGCGGCGAGGGCGGCGACGGCCGGGTGGAGGCGAGCGCCGGGACCGCCCGCTTCCTCGACCAACCGCCCCCCGGCAAGACCGACCGCCTCAGCCGCTGCGCCGTCGAGGCCACGCCCAAGCCCGCGCCCGACACCGTGCTCGTCACCCAGGGCAAGACCGAACTCAAGGGCCAGAAGCTCGTGTACGACGAGACGGACGGGATTGCCCGCATCGACGGCCCGATTGGCTTCACCCGCCCGTCCGACGACGGCCCGCTCACCGGCCAGAGCGAGCGCATCGAGGTGGACGTGGACGAGGAGCAGACCACTCTGGTGGGCAACGTGGTCCTGAACAGCAAGGGGGGGCGCGTGAGCAGGGCCGCCCGCGTCGAGTACGACGATCAGGCGAACACCGCCCGACTCATCGGCACCCCCGAGCAGCCCGCCGAGAGCGTGCAGGGCCGCGACGTGCTGCGCGCCCAGGAGCTGCTGTACGACCTCGACCGCAACGAGGTGGTGGCCCGCGCGGGCGTAGGCGGCACGATCACGGGCGAGTTCCAGGACGGGGAGGAGGAGACGGGAACGCCGGGCACCCCGCCCGCTTCCTCGACCAGCCCCAGAACGACGCCGGGAACGACCTCACCCACCACGCCCACGAATCCCCCCGCGCCCTGA
- a CDS encoding aminoglycoside phosphotransferase family protein — MLAAMVDINPALVSGLVARQFPRWAHLPVRPVDVSGWDNRTFRLGEHLSVRLPSAERYVAQVEKEHRWLPTLAPFLPLPIPVPLAWGVPDLGYPWPWSVYRWLEGENATPSRIADLRQFAAALAHFLAALQRIDPAEGPPPGPHNFHRGGPLTVYDTETRNAVITLNGEIDANAVTSVWEAALASPWPGPPVWLHGDVAAGNLLVQGGRLSAVIDFGGIGVGDPACDLAIAWTFFSGESREAFRAALPLDAATWTRGRGWALWKALLTVAGSFGSDPVKAGEARRVLGEVLADHVRTT; from the coding sequence ATGCTGGCCGCAATGGTGGACATCAACCCGGCGCTGGTGAGCGGTCTGGTCGCCCGGCAGTTTCCCCGCTGGGCTCACCTTCCGGTCCGGCCGGTGGACGTCAGTGGGTGGGACAACCGGACCTTTCGCCTCGGCGAGCACCTGAGCGTGCGACTCCCGAGCGCCGAGAGGTACGTCGCGCAGGTCGAGAAGGAACACCGCTGGCTGCCGACCCTGGCACCCTTCCTCCCACTGCCCATCCCGGTTCCTCTCGCCTGGGGCGTGCCCGACCTCGGGTATCCCTGGCCCTGGTCGGTCTACCGCTGGCTGGAGGGCGAGAACGCGACGCCCTCGCGCATCGCCGATCTCCGGCAGTTTGCGGCTGCCCTGGCCCATTTCCTCGCCGCCCTACAGCGGATCGACCCCGCCGAGGGGCCGCCGCCCGGGCCACACAACTTTCACCGTGGTGGTCCGCTCACCGTTTACGACACCGAGACCCGGAACGCCGTGATTACCCTGAACGGCGAGATCGACGCGAACGCCGTGACGTCGGTGTGGGAGGCCGCGCTGGCCTCCCCGTGGCCCGGCCCGCCCGTCTGGCTGCACGGGGACGTAGCCGCCGGGAACCTGCTCGTGCAGGGGGGACGCCTGAGTGCCGTCATCGACTTCGGGGGTATCGGCGTGGGCGACCCCGCCTGCGACCTGGCGATAGCCTGGACGTTCTTCTCCGGGGAGAGTCGTGAGGCGTTCCGCGCGGCGCTCCCGCTGGACGCCGCCACCTGGACACGGGGACGGGGCTGGGCCCTGTGGAAAGCCCTGTTGACCGTTGCCGGGTCCTTCGGCAGTGATCCCGTCAAGGCCGGGGAGGCGAGGCGCGTCCTCGGCGAGGTGCTCGCAGACCACGTCCGGACGACCTGA
- a CDS encoding L-lactate dehydrogenase — protein sequence MKVGVVGAGLVGATAAYALTLRGSCSDLVLVDKDEKRAQAEAQDIAHAAPVSHGTRVTSGGYAALSGCRVVVIAAGANQRPGESRLDLLGKNAAIFREVIPQVAEQTPEAVLLIATNPVDALTDLATRLAPGHAVLGSGTVLDSARFRHLIAGQAGVDATHVHGYVLGEHGDSEVLAWSTATVAGLPVEDFMRARGLEWTEEVRAEIDAGTRDAAAAIIEGKRATYYGIGAALARIAEAILGDRRSILTVSAPTDPYGVSLSVPRIVGARGVEDTLIPPLPPEEARALEASAEVLRQTGARPG from the coding sequence ATGAAGGTCGGCGTGGTGGGGGCGGGGCTCGTCGGGGCGACCGCCGCCTACGCCCTCACCCTGCGCGGCTCGTGCAGCGACCTCGTGCTCGTGGACAAGGACGAGAAACGCGCCCAGGCCGAGGCCCAGGACATCGCCCACGCCGCGCCCGTCAGCCACGGCACCCGCGTCACGAGCGGCGGGTACGCGGCGCTCTCGGGCTGCCGGGTCGTCGTGATCGCCGCCGGGGCCAACCAGAGGCCGGGCGAGAGCCGCCTCGACCTCCTGGGCAAGAACGCCGCGATCTTCCGCGAGGTGATCCCGCAGGTCGCGGAGCAGACCCCTGAGGCCGTGCTTTTGATCGCCACCAACCCGGTGGACGCGCTCACCGACCTCGCCACCCGCCTCGCCCCGGGGCACGCCGTCCTGGGGTCGGGGACGGTCCTCGACTCCGCGCGCTTCCGGCACCTGATCGCGGGGCAGGCGGGGGTGGACGCGACCCACGTCCACGGCTACGTCCTCGGCGAGCACGGCGACAGCGAGGTGCTGGCCTGGAGCACCGCCACCGTCGCGGGCCTGCCGGTGGAGGACTTCATGCGCGCACGCGGGCTGGAGTGGACAGAGGAGGTCCGGGCCGAGATCGACGCGGGGACCCGCGACGCCGCCGCCGCGATCATCGAGGGCAAGCGCGCGACGTACTACGGCATCGGCGCGGCCCTCGCCCGCATCGCCGAGGCCATTCTAGGGGACCGCCGTTCCATCCTGACGGTCAGTGCGCCGACCGACCCCTACGGGGTGAGCCTGAGCGTGCCGCGCATCGTGGGCGCGCGGGGGGTGGAGGACACCCTGATCCCGCCCCTGCCGCCCGAGGAGGCGCGGGCGCTGGAGGCGAGCGCGGAGGTGCTGCGGCAGACCGGGGCGCGGCCGGGGTGA
- a CDS encoding universal stress protein, whose amino-acid sequence MTDRLIFTAGTGTEATETQATPGPSSSSFGRILVGIDFSRASEHALGVVRERFPGAQLLLLHVTDARVTATPDLGGGLVPALPDPGLLHTLEDSDASRLARLVREGDETEQLVGDPVTGILEAARSWGADLIAVGTHARGAIEHFLVGSTAEKIVARSPVPVLTVRLPEGRR is encoded by the coding sequence ATGACGGACCGCTTGATCTTCACGGCCGGGACGGGAACGGAGGCGACGGAGACGCAGGCCACGCCGGGTCCCTCCTCCTCCTCCTTCGGCCGCATCCTGGTCGGCATCGACTTCTCGCGCGCCTCGGAGCACGCGCTGGGGGTAGTGCGTGAGCGGTTTCCCGGGGCCCAGCTTCTGCTGCTGCACGTCACGGACGCGCGGGTCACCGCCACCCCCGACCTGGGGGGAGGTCTGGTCCCGGCGCTGCCCGACCCCGGCTTGCTGCACACGCTGGAGGACTCGGACGCCTCCCGACTGGCCCGCCTCGTGCGGGAGGGCGACGAGACCGAGCAGCTCGTGGGCGACCCGGTCACCGGCATCCTGGAGGCCGCGCGGAGTTGGGGGGCCGACCTGATCGCGGTGGGCACCCACGCGCGGGGCGCCATCGAGCATTTCCTGGTGGGCAGCACGGCGGAGAAGATCGTGGCGCGCAGTCCGGTCCCCGTGCTCACCGTGCGCCTGCCGGAAGGACGCAGATGA
- a CDS encoding MBL fold metallo-hydrolase RNA specificity domain-containing protein: protein MHLRSLGAALTVTGSAHLLRMGGEEVLIDCGLFQGDEALEARNREDFGLGPRDLAAVILTHAHLDHVGRLPLLVRRGYRGPVFCTPPTAVLAETVLLDSARLQVEAYRQDLRRARREGKEPEAREPLYDEDDVHRALALLRPVLRFGETVQVGSLRVTPHRAGHILGSAYLLIEAGGERLIMTGDLGHRAGGLQPDFTPPPPADAVVIETTYAGHVHRPRPATLAEFAGALRQSIRAGGKILIPSFAIERAQVILHTLRELMESGEVPRVPIFLDSPMATRATRAYFQFAEELIPPLRDALQRGEDPFRPSTLHVVLTGDESRRLGRYDGPAIILAGNGMMTGGRIQHHLRHHLWKPATSLVVVSYQSPGSLGGRIVTAAPTVPLLGEDVPVRAHVYTIGGFSAHADRDDLLAFLNPTGTPRVWLVHGEPHVMKAFVPVLAERGLTGTLMPGGEEVDLLTTGERGGYPLELPRGEEGTRKSAGGE from the coding sequence ATGCACCTTCGGAGTCTGGGGGCGGCCCTGACCGTCACGGGGAGCGCGCACCTCCTGAGGATGGGCGGCGAGGAGGTGCTCATCGACTGCGGCCTCTTTCAGGGTGACGAGGCGCTGGAGGCCCGCAACCGCGAGGACTTCGGGCTGGGCCCGCGCGACCTCGCCGCCGTGATCCTCACGCACGCGCACCTCGACCACGTGGGCCGCCTGCCCCTGCTCGTGCGCCGGGGCTACCGGGGGCCGGTGTTCTGCACCCCGCCCACGGCGGTCCTCGCCGAGACGGTGCTGCTCGACTCCGCCCGCCTCCAGGTCGAGGCCTACCGCCAGGACCTGCGCCGGGCCCGGCGAGAGGGAAAGGAGCCCGAAGCCAGGGAGCCCCTCTACGACGAGGACGACGTGCACCGCGCCCTCGCCCTGCTGCGCCCCGTCCTGCGCTTCGGGGAGACGGTCCAGGTCGGCTCCTTGCGGGTCACGCCGCACCGGGCCGGGCACATCCTGGGGAGCGCGTACCTCCTGATCGAGGCGGGGGGCGAGAGGTTGATCATGACGGGCGACCTCGGCCACCGCGCGGGCGGGCTGCAACCCGACTTCACGCCCCCGCCCCCCGCCGACGCGGTGGTCATCGAGACGACGTACGCGGGGCACGTCCACCGCCCCCGGCCCGCGACCCTCGCCGAGTTCGCGGGGGCCCTGCGCCAGAGCATCCGCGCGGGCGGCAAGATCCTGATTCCCTCCTTCGCCATCGAGCGGGCGCAGGTTATCCTCCACACCCTGCGTGAGTTGATGGAGTCGGGCGAGGTGCCCCGCGTCCCGATCTTCCTCGACTCCCCGATGGCGACCCGCGCCACCCGCGCGTACTTCCAGTTCGCCGAAGAACTGATCCCGCCCCTGCGGGACGCCCTGCAAAGGGGCGAGGACCCCTTCCGCCCCTCGACCCTGCACGTCGTCCTCACCGGCGACGAGTCCCGGCGCCTGGGGCGCTACGACGGCCCGGCGATCATCCTCGCCGGAAACGGCATGATGACGGGCGGCCGCATTCAGCATCACCTCCGGCATCACCTCTGGAAGCCCGCCACCAGCCTCGTCGTCGTGAGCTACCAGTCGCCCGGCAGCCTGGGAGGCCGCATCGTGACGGCTGCACCCACCGTCCCCCTCCTCGGCGAGGACGTTCCCGTGCGCGCCCACGTCTACACCATCGGCGGCTTCAGCGCCCACGCCGACCGCGACGACCTCCTCGCCTTCCTGAACCCCACCGGCACCCCCCGCGTCTGGCTCGTCCACGGCGAACCCCACGTCATGAAGGCCTTCGTGCCCGTCCTCGCCGAGCGCGGCCTGACCGGCACCCTGATGCCGGGCGGCGAGGAGGTGGACCTGCTCACCACCGGGGAACGTGGTGGCTATCCGCTGGAACTGCCCAGGGGTGAGGAGGGGACGCGGAAGAGCGCGGGGGGAGAGTAG
- a CDS encoding 3'-5' exonuclease, giving the protein MTQPASPPSLAALNQPIIFVDTETGGRDPLRHPLLTVGLVTLTPQGEVTRPLHLRVRHERYDVEAEAMAVNGINLEAHHAAAQPPGEVAQAMRLYAGEVGRVMLGGHNLHFDTAFLRTLLPDLGSVFRRGRVDTKLSAQFLIHAGVLPRKVGTPLDQLAEHFGFEYRAHDALEDATVTARVYAELLRLTAR; this is encoded by the coding sequence ATGACCCAACCTGCCTCCCCCCCGTCCCTCGCGGCGCTGAACCAGCCCATCATCTTCGTGGACACCGAGACGGGCGGGCGCGATCCCCTGCGCCACCCCCTCCTCACGGTCGGGCTGGTCACACTGACCCCACAGGGGGAGGTCACGCGGCCCCTGCACCTTCGGGTGCGTCACGAGCGGTACGACGTCGAGGCCGAGGCGATGGCCGTCAACGGCATTAACCTGGAGGCCCATCACGCCGCCGCGCAGCCGCCCGGGGAGGTGGCGCAGGCGATGAGACTCTACGCGGGAGAGGTGGGCCGGGTCATGCTGGGCGGGCACAACCTGCACTTCGACACCGCCTTTTTGCGCACGCTGCTGCCGGACCTGGGGAGCGTGTTTCGGCGGGGGCGGGTGGACACGAAGCTCAGCGCGCAGTTCCTGATCCACGCGGGGGTGCTGCCGCGCAAGGTGGGGACGCCGCTCGATCAGCTTGCCGAGCATTTCGGGTTCGAGTACCGGGCGCACGACGCGCTGGAGGACGCGACGGTGACGGCGCGGGTGTACGCGGAGTTGCTGCGGCTGACGGCGCGGTGA
- a CDS encoding DUF3105 domain-containing protein gives MKRTFLLALLPLTLAACGGGGIEGLKTFEYQGGDHRAGSLVYAENPPAGGPHNPIWQNCGVYDQPLYNEYAVHSLEHGAVWITYRPDLGAEGIAALKTLVDGRPYTLLSPYEGLPAPVVASAWNAQVQVQSPTDGRLKAFLDKYEQGPTAPERGAACSGGYGSTR, from the coding sequence ATGAAACGGACGTTCCTCCTCGCCCTACTGCCCCTCACCCTCGCCGCCTGCGGTGGCGGGGGAATCGAGGGCCTCAAGACCTTCGAGTACCAGGGCGGCGACCACCGCGCCGGGTCGCTCGTCTACGCCGAGAACCCCCCGGCGGGCGGCCCGCACAACCCCATCTGGCAAAACTGCGGGGTGTACGACCAGCCCCTCTACAACGAGTACGCGGTCCACAGCCTCGAACACGGCGCGGTGTGGATCACCTACCGCCCCGACCTCGGGGCTGAGGGGATCGCCGCCCTGAAGACGCTGGTGGACGGCCGCCCCTACACCCTCCTCAGCCCCTACGAGGGCCTGCCCGCCCCGGTGGTGGCGAGCGCCTGGAACGCCCAGGTCCAGGTGCAGAGCCCGACCGACGGGCGGCTGAAAGCCTTCCTCGACAAGTACGAGCAGGGGCCGACCGCCCCCGAGCGCGGCGCGGCCTGCTCCGGGGGGTACGGCTCGACCCGCTGA